From a region of the Tiliqua scincoides isolate rTilSci1 chromosome 4, rTilSci1.hap2, whole genome shotgun sequence genome:
- the LOC136648389 gene encoding protein FAM200C-like, giving the protein MTSIRKRIYQEEFLDYGFTQIDDKGIMKPQCVVCLKVLTAESLKKSQLKKHLDNLHPHLASKPREYFVNLEMSVKRQRLDSSFRGTFSQCSASKASFEVAWLIARNKKPYTIGEDLVKPAALKMAEIMCGQNEAKKLNCVPLSARVVKERVSILAKNVRQQVISSVKESKYFAIQLDETTDVSSNSQLMVYVRYKGLHLIEEELLFCSPLDLRSRGIDIFNKVNEYFNDVNLKWEDCLAVSVDGAPAMLGHVNGFVAFVRERNPKVEVNHCIIHRQALLVKHLEPTLEAVMHDVMKIVNVVKGHALNTRLFRELCKAGDAEYTDLLYHTEVRWLSRGNVLNRVWALKTELESFMVEQKHVLAEKFTNPLWVAHLAYLADMFEHVNVLNKELQGKNINIISAREKISAFGSKLS; this is encoded by the coding sequence ATGACATCAATTAGAAAAAGAATATACCAGGAAGAATTCCTTGATTATGGGTTTACCCAAATTGACGACAAAGGAATAATGAAACCACAGTGTGTTGTTTGTTTGAAAGTACTGACTGCAGAATCTTTGAAAAAGAGTcaattgaagaaacacttggataATTTGCACCCACATCTGGCTTCAAAACCACGGGAATATTTTGTCAATTTGGAAATGTCTGTCAAAAGACAAAGATTGGACAGCAGCTTTAGAGGTACATTCAGTCAATGTTCAGCATCCAAGGCTAGCTTTGAAGTGGCCTGGTTGATTGCCCGAAACAAAAAACCTTATACTATTGGTGAGGATTTGGTTAAACCAGCAGCTTTGAAAATGGCAGAGATTATGTGTGGTCAGAATGAAGCCAAGAAACTAAATTGTGTGCCCTTGTCTGCAAGAGTTGTTAAAGAAAGAGTTTCTATTTTAGCAAAAAATGTGAGGCAACAAGTTATTTCCTCAGTAAAAGAGAGTAAATACTTTGCTATTCAGCTAGATGAGACTACGGATGTTAGTAGTAATTCTCAGCTGATGGTATATGTCCGCTACAAAGGTTTACATTTAATTGAAGAGGAATTGTTGTTTTGTTCTCCTCTTGACTTGCGATCTCGTGGAATTGATATCTTCAATAAAGTTAATGAATACTTTAATGACGTCAATTTAAAGTGGGAAGACTGCCTTGCTGTGTCTGTTGATGGAGCTCCAGCTATGTTGGGTCATGTTAATGGTTTTGTGGcttttgtgagagagagaaacccaaAAGTTGAAGTAAACCACTGTATTATCCATCGCCAGGCTCTGCTTGTGAAACATTTGGAACCTACATTAGAGGCCGTCATGCATGATGTTATGAAGATTGTCAATGTTGTCAAAGGACATGCACTAAACACGCGATTATTTCGTGAATTATGTAAAGCTGGTGATGCTGAATATACAGACCTACTTTATCATACTGAAGTGAGGTGGCTCTCACGTGGAAATGTTCTGAACCGAGTGTGGGCTCTCAAAACTGAACTTGAAAGTTTTATGGTTGAGCAAAAGCATGTTCTTGCAGAGAAGTTTACAAACCCCTTGTGGGTTGCACATCTTGCATATTTAGCAGATATGTTTGAGCATGTTAATGTATTGAACAAAGAATTGCAAGgaaaaaacataaatataatttCAGCCAGAGAAAAGATTTCTGCATTTGGATCAAAGCTTTCATAG